The following are encoded in a window of Stegostoma tigrinum isolate sSteTig4 chromosome 40, sSteTig4.hap1, whole genome shotgun sequence genomic DNA:
- the LOC132206656 gene encoding prosaposin-like — MGRVGELTTRLLLDEEPMGGICSHWAICPRRLETRDVAQPTMTCELCEEISLNLQSFWREGVEMGTLQQEVCRLYAHESSLLCMDFIQSHKEEITEAVEDPSFHNLCLQLRVCTEKQQLINIGRDKCTWGPWYWCSSKEHASLCRVSSDLYRCYSLGREEKMSRPQAANQAKL, encoded by the exons ATGGGCAGAGTCGGGGAATTGACGACCAGGCTGCTGCTGGATGAAGAGCCGATGGGTGGTATTTGCAGCCACTGGGCCATCTGCCCCCGCAGGCTGGAGACGCGAGATGTGG CGCAGCCGACGATGACCTGTGAGCTGTGTGAGgaaatctccctcaatctccaGTCGTTTTGGAGGGAAGGTGTGGAAATGGGAACGCTGCAGCAGGAAGTCTGCAGATTGTACGCCCACGAATCCAGTTTGTTG TGCATGGATTTTATTCAATCCCACAAGGAGGAGATCACCGAAGCTGTAGAGGATCCCAGCTTTCACAATCTGTGCTTG CAACTGCGGGTCTGCACTGAGAAGCAGCAGTTGATTAACATTGGAAGAGATAAATGTACCTGGGGACCGTGGTACTGGTGTTCATCCAAGGAGCATGCCTCCCTGTGTCGTGTAAGTTCAGATTTATATCGCTGCTATTCACTGGGGAGAGAAGAGAAAATGTCTCGGCCACAGGCTGCCAATCAAGCTAAATTATAA